In Capsicum annuum cultivar UCD-10X-F1 chromosome 11, UCD10Xv1.1, whole genome shotgun sequence, one genomic interval encodes:
- the LOC107853005 gene encoding putative E3 ubiquitin-protein ligase XBAT31 isoform X1 — MGQGLSCGTSDEHGLFSAVQCGDLETLNAVLEKNSSLIHHSTVYDRQSPLHIASANGQIEVVSMLLNKSINPDLLNRYKQTPLMLAAMHGKISCVQKLIEAGANILKFDSLNGRTCLHYAAYYGHFESLKAILSAARTSHVAASWGYARFVNVRDGKGATPLHLAARQRRPECVHILLDNGALVCASTGGYGFPGSTPLHLAARGGSLDCIRELLAWGADRLHRDASGRIPYTVALRYHHGACAALLNPSSAEPLVWPSPLKFISQLNDEAKALLERALMEANKEREKNIIKGTEYSPPSPTQSDGGMDDNISEVSDMEVCCICFDQLCTIEVQDCGHQMCAHCVLALCCHNKPNPTTASPPEPVCPFCRSNIVQLQAIKVTKADNTDRDLHSSKLRISRRSRNFSEGSSSFKGLSAVSSFGKMTGRGSGRIAAAENEWIAFDAIIRGQHMRYQALVTLKA, encoded by the exons ATGGGTCAAGGACTTAGCTGTGGAACAAGTGATGAGCATGGTTTATTCAGTGCTGTTCAGTGTGGTGATTTGGAGACATTAAATGCTGTTTTAGAGAAAAACTCGTCTCTTATTCATCATTCTACTGTATATGATCGACAATCTCCCCTTCATATTGCTTCTGCCAATGGCCAGATCGAG GTTGTTTCTATGCTGTTGAACAAATCTATCAATCCAGATTTGTTGAATCGCTATAAGCAG ACTCCGTTGATGTTAGCAGCAATGCATGGGAAGATCTCTTGTGTGCAAAAACTAATTGAAGCAGGAGCCAAT ATTTTAAAGTTTGATTCACTTAATGGAAGAACATGTTTGCACTATGCTGCatattatggtcactttgaatccCTTAAAGCAATTCTTTCTGCGGCTCGTACATCTCATGTTGCAGCATCTTG GGGATATGCCCGGTTTGTGAATGTCAGAGATGGTAAAGGAGCAACACCTTTGCACTTAGCAGCCCGTCAAAGACGGCCTGAATGTGTTCACATTTTGCTTGACAATGGCGCTCTGGTTTGCGCTTCAACCGGTGGATATGG ATTTCCTGGTAGCACTCCACTTCATTTGGCTGCAAGAGGTGGTTCTCTTGATTGCATCCGTGAATTGTTGGCGTGGGGAGCAGATCGACTACATAGAGATGCCTCGGG GAGAATACCATACACGGTTGCTTTAAGGTACCACCATGGCGCCTGTGCGGCTTTGTTGAATCCTTCATCAGCGGAGCCTCTTGTGTGGCCATCGCCGTTGAAATTCATCAGTCAGCTCAATGATGAGGCGAAAGCTTTACTAGAACGTGCCTTAATGGAAGCAAATAAGGAgagggaaaaaaatattataaagggGACAGAGTACTCTCCACCTTCCCCAACCCAATCTGATGGAGGGATGGATGACAACATCTCTGAG GTCAGTGATATGGAAGTATGTTGTATATGTTTTGATCAATTATGCACAATCGAGGTGCAGGACTGCGGGCATCAGATGTGTGCACATTGCGTACTAGCCTTATGCTGTCATAACAAGCCAAACCCGACCACGGCCAGTCCACCAGAACCCGTGTGTCCATTCTGCAGAAGCAATATTGTACAGTTACAAGCTATCAAGGTCACAAAGGCCGACAACACAGACCGTGATCTCCACTCCTCAAAGCTTCGAATATCCAGGAGATCACGAAACTTCAGCGAAGGCAGCAGTAGTTTTAAGGGGTTATCAGCAGTAAGTTCTTTTGGCAAAATGACTGGTCGTGGCTCGGGTAGGATTGCTGCTGCTGAAAACGAATGGATCG
- the LOC107853005 gene encoding putative E3 ubiquitin-protein ligase XBAT31 isoform X3, with protein sequence MGQGLSCGTSDEHGLFSAVQCGDLETLNAVLEKNSSLIHHSTVYDRQSPLHIASANGQIEVVSMLLNKSINPDLLNRYKQTPLMLAAMHGKISCVQKLIEAGANILKFDSLNGRTCLHYAAYYGHFESLKAILSAARTSHVAASWGYARFVNVRDGKGATPLHLAARQRRPECVHILLDNGALVCASTGGYGFPGSTPLHLAARGGSLDCIRELLAWGADRLHRDASGRIPYTVALRYHHGACAALLNPSSAEPLVWPSPLKFISQLNDEAKALLERALMEANKEREKNIIKGTEYSPPSPTQSDGGMDDNISEVSDMEVCCICFDQLCTIEVQDCGHQMCAHCVLALCCHNKPNPTTASPPEPVCPFCRSNIVQLQAIKVTKADNTDRDLHSSKLRISRRSRNFSEGSSSFKGLSAVSSFGKMTGRGSGRIAAAENEWIDLGNKQS encoded by the exons ATGGGTCAAGGACTTAGCTGTGGAACAAGTGATGAGCATGGTTTATTCAGTGCTGTTCAGTGTGGTGATTTGGAGACATTAAATGCTGTTTTAGAGAAAAACTCGTCTCTTATTCATCATTCTACTGTATATGATCGACAATCTCCCCTTCATATTGCTTCTGCCAATGGCCAGATCGAG GTTGTTTCTATGCTGTTGAACAAATCTATCAATCCAGATTTGTTGAATCGCTATAAGCAG ACTCCGTTGATGTTAGCAGCAATGCATGGGAAGATCTCTTGTGTGCAAAAACTAATTGAAGCAGGAGCCAAT ATTTTAAAGTTTGATTCACTTAATGGAAGAACATGTTTGCACTATGCTGCatattatggtcactttgaatccCTTAAAGCAATTCTTTCTGCGGCTCGTACATCTCATGTTGCAGCATCTTG GGGATATGCCCGGTTTGTGAATGTCAGAGATGGTAAAGGAGCAACACCTTTGCACTTAGCAGCCCGTCAAAGACGGCCTGAATGTGTTCACATTTTGCTTGACAATGGCGCTCTGGTTTGCGCTTCAACCGGTGGATATGG ATTTCCTGGTAGCACTCCACTTCATTTGGCTGCAAGAGGTGGTTCTCTTGATTGCATCCGTGAATTGTTGGCGTGGGGAGCAGATCGACTACATAGAGATGCCTCGGG GAGAATACCATACACGGTTGCTTTAAGGTACCACCATGGCGCCTGTGCGGCTTTGTTGAATCCTTCATCAGCGGAGCCTCTTGTGTGGCCATCGCCGTTGAAATTCATCAGTCAGCTCAATGATGAGGCGAAAGCTTTACTAGAACGTGCCTTAATGGAAGCAAATAAGGAgagggaaaaaaatattataaagggGACAGAGTACTCTCCACCTTCCCCAACCCAATCTGATGGAGGGATGGATGACAACATCTCTGAG GTCAGTGATATGGAAGTATGTTGTATATGTTTTGATCAATTATGCACAATCGAGGTGCAGGACTGCGGGCATCAGATGTGTGCACATTGCGTACTAGCCTTATGCTGTCATAACAAGCCAAACCCGACCACGGCCAGTCCACCAGAACCCGTGTGTCCATTCTGCAGAAGCAATATTGTACAGTTACAAGCTATCAAGGTCACAAAGGCCGACAACACAGACCGTGATCTCCACTCCTCAAAGCTTCGAATATCCAGGAGATCACGAAACTTCAGCGAAGGCAGCAGTAGTTTTAAGGGGTTATCAGCAGTAAGTTCTTTTGGCAAAATGACTGGTCGTGGCTCGGGTAGGATTGCTGCTGCTGAAAACGAATGGATCG ATTTGGGAAATAAGCAAAGTTGA
- the LOC107853005 gene encoding putative E3 ubiquitin-protein ligase XBAT31 isoform X2 → MGQGLSCGTSDEHGLFSAVQCGDLETLNAVLEKNSSLIHHSTVYDRQSPLHIASANGQIEVVSMLLNKSINPDLLNRYKQTPLMLAAMHGKISCVQKLIEAGANILKFDSLNGRTCLHYAAYYGHFESLKAILSAARTSHVAASWGYARFVNVRDGKGATPLHLAARQRRPECVHILLDNGALVCASTGGYGFPGSTPLHLAARGGSLDCIRELLAWGADRLHRDASGRIPYTVALRYHHGACAALLNPSSAEPLVWPSPLKFISQLNDEAKALLERALMEANKEREKNIIKGTEYSPPSPTQSDGGMDDNISEVSDMEVCCICFDQLCTIEVQDCGHQMCAHCVLALCCHNKPNPTTASPPEPVCPFCRSNIVQLQAIKVTKADNTDRDLHSSKLRISRRSRNFSEGSSSFKGLSAVSSFGKMTGRGSGRIAAAENEWIGKPITLD, encoded by the exons ATGGGTCAAGGACTTAGCTGTGGAACAAGTGATGAGCATGGTTTATTCAGTGCTGTTCAGTGTGGTGATTTGGAGACATTAAATGCTGTTTTAGAGAAAAACTCGTCTCTTATTCATCATTCTACTGTATATGATCGACAATCTCCCCTTCATATTGCTTCTGCCAATGGCCAGATCGAG GTTGTTTCTATGCTGTTGAACAAATCTATCAATCCAGATTTGTTGAATCGCTATAAGCAG ACTCCGTTGATGTTAGCAGCAATGCATGGGAAGATCTCTTGTGTGCAAAAACTAATTGAAGCAGGAGCCAAT ATTTTAAAGTTTGATTCACTTAATGGAAGAACATGTTTGCACTATGCTGCatattatggtcactttgaatccCTTAAAGCAATTCTTTCTGCGGCTCGTACATCTCATGTTGCAGCATCTTG GGGATATGCCCGGTTTGTGAATGTCAGAGATGGTAAAGGAGCAACACCTTTGCACTTAGCAGCCCGTCAAAGACGGCCTGAATGTGTTCACATTTTGCTTGACAATGGCGCTCTGGTTTGCGCTTCAACCGGTGGATATGG ATTTCCTGGTAGCACTCCACTTCATTTGGCTGCAAGAGGTGGTTCTCTTGATTGCATCCGTGAATTGTTGGCGTGGGGAGCAGATCGACTACATAGAGATGCCTCGGG GAGAATACCATACACGGTTGCTTTAAGGTACCACCATGGCGCCTGTGCGGCTTTGTTGAATCCTTCATCAGCGGAGCCTCTTGTGTGGCCATCGCCGTTGAAATTCATCAGTCAGCTCAATGATGAGGCGAAAGCTTTACTAGAACGTGCCTTAATGGAAGCAAATAAGGAgagggaaaaaaatattataaagggGACAGAGTACTCTCCACCTTCCCCAACCCAATCTGATGGAGGGATGGATGACAACATCTCTGAG GTCAGTGATATGGAAGTATGTTGTATATGTTTTGATCAATTATGCACAATCGAGGTGCAGGACTGCGGGCATCAGATGTGTGCACATTGCGTACTAGCCTTATGCTGTCATAACAAGCCAAACCCGACCACGGCCAGTCCACCAGAACCCGTGTGTCCATTCTGCAGAAGCAATATTGTACAGTTACAAGCTATCAAGGTCACAAAGGCCGACAACACAGACCGTGATCTCCACTCCTCAAAGCTTCGAATATCCAGGAGATCACGAAACTTCAGCGAAGGCAGCAGTAGTTTTAAGGGGTTATCAGCAGTAAGTTCTTTTGGCAAAATGACTGGTCGTGGCTCGGGTAGGATTGCTGCTGCTGAAAACGAATGGATCGGTAAGCCAATAACCCTTGATTGA